The Alkalihalobacillus sp. LMS6 genomic interval TTTGTAGACGCTTTTACAGAGGGTTGGACGTATTATCGAAACAACTATCAAGACGTTAATGAAGTGATTATGGAAGCAAACGGAGAAATTGCTTTAGATGATTTAGAATTTGAAGCTGAGACACAAGAACCGTTTATTTTTGGCGGCGATGCAGAAACATATGGTTTTGGCTATATGGATGAGTCTAGGTGGGAAACATTAATTGAACAGCTTTATTCATTAGAGTTAATTGACGAGCCCGTTCAATCCACAGAAGTATTTACCAATGAATTTTTACCGGAATGATTCAATCACTCAAAACGTATGAAAGAAATGCTGACACGAATCCACAAAGAAAAGACTGTATTTTCTATACTATTTAAAAATTAAGTTTAGAGAGGAGCCTTTATGTGGATACGATCCATTTATTAGTCAAACACCTTGCAGCATGTAAACAACGAACCATTATGGCGACAATTGTTGACGTAAAAGGGTCTGCTTATCGGAAAGAAGGCACCTCGATCTTGATTCAAGAAGATGGGTTCGAAGTAGGTGTCCTGAGTGCTGGTTGCTTGGAACCTGACATCTCAGCTCGGTTTAATGATGTGTGGGAAAACGGTGCACGTATGTATGAATACGACATGAGGGAAGCAGACGCTTTTACGTGGGGCATAAATAATAGTGGTTGTAATGGGATTCTTACGGTTTTAGTTGAACCTGTTACGGAACAACTCTATAACGATTTAATGAAAGTGAAACAGTGTTTAGCGCTAGGTCGAGAAGTGTGGATCACAAAAAAAATTCACGAGAATCGAGTGTTAGCCTCTTATCAGCCAGAAGACGGAGATTCGTTTGGGAACTGGAACAAGGGTCTCCCTGAACGTACTTCAAATAAGAGTCAAATGGTCCATTCTGTATTCTTTCATCGCTATGTACCACGCCAACACTTGTATGTATTTGGAGCAAATGTTGATGCTCGTCCGCTCGTCCAGTTTGCTGTAAACGTTGGCTTTCAAGTGACGGTATACGATTGGCGTCCACGGCTTTGTACAAAAGAACACTTTCCCGAGGAAACCAAGTTCATAACAGGTTTTCCGTCTGAGATCCTTCCGACACTGACCTTCAATAAAACCGATTCCGTCATTCTGATGACGCACCATTTTCAGTATGACCAAGAAATTTTATCATGCTTGCTAGATATAGAACTTCGGTATATTGGGGTGTTAGGTTCTCAAAAACGAACAAAACGATTGCTTGGTACAGATGTTGTTCCCGCTGCCATTACTTCACCTATCGGTCTAGAGATTCAAGCTGAGAGTCCAGAAGAGATTGCCATTAGCGCTGTGTCCGAATTAATAGCGATATCCAAGAAAGTCGAGAAAGAAACGTATGATTCATCGATCTTATTGTAGCGATTAGGAAGGGGATTTTATGTTGTGGATGCAGAGGAAGATGATACGTGACTAATGCAGAAGGAGTAACAACTGTTGTCTTTACCCCAATATCTATTGAGGATGCGGTAAAGATAAAAGCGGAAACAGAGGATAGTACCTATATTGCTGGCGGGACGCTTTTGCAGCTACAGCGAGAACAAGGAATTCCGTTATCCGCTCATTTAATTAGCCTCGAAAAGATTCACGATATTCATACAATTGAAGAACGAGATACGCATATTTTCATTGGTGCAGGCATGACACTTTCACAATGTATCGCAAGTAGTATCGCTCAAGATGATTTGCCACTTTTCGTAGAAGCGCTGCAAACGATTGCCGCCCCAGCTGTTCGAAATCGCGCTACCATTGGCGGGAATATGGCGTATGCCATGGGTGACATGCATGTCGTATTCCTTTCTATGAACGCACAAGTCGTCACGTTTGATGTGAATAGCGGGTATCAGGAGCATTCTTACGAAACATGGATTGAAGATGGTCCTAGTGCAGGTTTAATCATTGGCGTCACCATTCCAAAAGGAAAACAAGAACACTCTTTTTATAAAAAAGTTGGTTATCGGCAATCGTTTACGTTATCTGCTCTAACAGTAGCATTCAATTTAACTTTAACTAAAGCTGGTACCGTTGAAGAAGTCATCGTTGCCGTAAGTGGCGCTATGTTACCCCCACGGCGCTTAAAACAAAGCGAAGAAACCTTACAAGGTCAGCGAGTCTCTCAAGAAGTTGTAAGGCAAATGGATAAACAGGTGAACGAAGAGTTTTCTACGTTTTTATTGAAACACGATGAGTTTCCTTACCAACAGCGAGTAGCGGCAAACGTCATCACTGCGCACTTAACAAGCATTGAGGAGGAAAACCGTTATGACAAAACAACGTATAAGGCCTGACGGCGTTCCGAAAGTAACAGGTCAGCTAACATATATGACGGATCTTACTTTTCCAAACATGCTTTATGGAAAAGTATTACGAAGTGCTTTTCCACACGCCAACATTATACGACTATCAACAGATCGTGCAGAAAAGCTACCTGGCGTAAAGGCAGTGATTACCCATCAAGACATTCCAGGCTTAAATGGATTTGGAATCATCTTTCCTGATCAGCCGGTGTTATGTGATAAGCGCGTGCTTTATGTTGGGGATGCCATTGCAGCTGTAGCAGCGGAGAGCATTGAAGTGGCGACTGCTGCAATAGCATTGATTGAGGTTGAATACGAGCAATTAGACGTGTTGGATTATCCTCAAAAAAGCCTTGATCCTCTTGCGCCGAAACTACGAAAAGAAGGCAATATCCTTCATCGGAATGGCTATAAAAAAGGAGATGCAGAAGCAGCATTTGAAAACTGTGATTTGATTGTTGAAGAAACCTATTCAGTGCCAAGGCAGATGCACACATATATGGAGACAGAAGGTGGAGTCGTCGTTCCCGAAGCGGATGGATGTATCACGGTATATATGGGAACGCAACACGGGTTCAAAGACCGGTTTCAGCTATCTAGAATACTTGATCTTCAAGAGGAAAAGATCCGGATCGTTTCTAGTCCAATGGGTGGTTCGTTTGGCGGAAAAGATGAATTAAATGTTCAACCGTATGCTGCTTTATTAGCATTAAAAACAGGAAGATCTGTGAAGCTTCACCAGACGCGGCAAGAGTCATTCGTTTCAGGGATTAAACGTCACCCAATGGAAATTACAGTGAAAACAGGTGTGAATGGGGATGGATTCTTAATGGCTCATGAAGTGAAAATTGTGGCAGACACTGGTCCGTATGCTACCTTAGGACCAGCTGTTTTAGATTTTTCGATTGAGCATGCTGCTGGACCTTATAAGATTCCTCATGTATCGGTTGATGGGCTTTCGGTCTATACAAACAATGCGGTTGCAGGGGAGTTTAGAGGATTTGGAGGAAATCAAATTACGTTTGCTCTAGAAGGTCAAATGGACCGCTTGGCTGATTTACTAGACATGTGTCCGATTGATTTTAGAAAACTCAATGTGCGTGGGACGACCGATGAAGGCCCTCTAGGACAGAGGATTGTTCCGACATCTGGTGCTTTAGATGTGTTAAATAGAGCAGAAGATTATTTGTTAAGAGAACGTGATGAACCGAGTTCTCCTCACACAAAAAGAGGGAAAGGTATTGCCATTTCCATGCATGGTGGTGGTTTAGGTTATGGACGCCTAGATACCGCAGGAGGAAGGCTATCACTGACAAACAAGGGGAAAATTGAAATCTCGTTTGGATTTGAAGAGTGCGGGCAAGGAATTCTTGCGGTAATTGAAGAGATTTTAACAACGGAAATTGGGTGTTCAGAAGAAGATATTCAAGTTGTGATTGGAGATACGGATCGGGTGCCACTGTCTGGCTCAACGACTGCGTCAAGGGGAACAAGTATGGTTTGGCACGCGGTTAAACGCATGAAAGGTACATTTAACCAAGATATGATAAGCCTGGCAGCCAGACGTACGAATAGGCCTGAAGAAAAATTATATTTAGGAAAAGGAGGTGTATATGAGGGAAGGGAAAGAATCATTTCGTACATTGAATTAGGCGAAGCGGAATCCCTGCCTACTGTAACAACAACATTTAATTTTCCAACAACACCAGATGCAGTAGACGGCGGGCACTACCTCTATACATTTTCGATGACATTTTCAGAAGTAGAAGTTGATCTTCTAACAGGTCAGATAAAAATCATTTGTCTTGATCAAGTGATTTCTGCTGGCCCTGTTGTAAACGAACGAGGGTATAAGGGCCAAATTGAAGGCGGCGGTGTAATGGCGCTTGGCTATGCCGTTATGGAAGATGCTCATATGGTTGAAGGCTATTATACAAAAGAAAACCTTGATAAATATATGATTCCAACGATTACAGATGTGCCGTTCTCTATGGGAGTTGAACCGATCGAACGGTTACCAGAGGGGGACGAACATGGTCCACGAGGAGTTGGAGAAATTGGCACGATTGCGGTTGCTCCTTCTATTGTGAAAGCGATACATGACGCGACGGGAGTCTGGGTGAATCAACTTCCAGTTTCGCCTCTTGCTCTTTTGCAAGAGATGGAAAGGAGAAAAGAGCCATGGACCGTACAATAGAAGCACATACATTTGAATTAAACATAATGCTGAACGGTGAGGACGTAGTGCGAACAGTCGCCTACACTGATCGGTTAGTGGATATTATTCGCGAGACACATACGGGAACAAAAGTGTCGTGTGGAATAGGAAGATGTGGGGCATGTTCTGTATTAATGAACGATCAACTTGTGAATGCTTGTCTTGTGATGGCGTATCAAGCAGATGGTGCAGAGATCATCACGATTGAAGGAATCAGTCATGATGGGCAGGATCCTGTTCAACAAGCTTTTTTAGAAGAAGGTGGCTTTCAATGTGGCTACTGCACACCTGGGATGATTCTAGCAGTAAAAGCGTTACTTATCGAAAAGCCAAAGCCAACCGACGAAGAAATTATTCAGGGATTGTCAGGAAATGTGTGTAGATGCACGGGCTACGCAGGTATTATCCGAGCCGTTAAAGCAGCTGCAGAAGTATAGGAGGTATGGATGACACAGGTCACATTGTCAGAGTTAAATCATGTAAAAGAAAGTCGGTTTGCA includes:
- a CDS encoding XdhC family protein, with product MDTIHLLVKHLAACKQRTIMATIVDVKGSAYRKEGTSILIQEDGFEVGVLSAGCLEPDISARFNDVWENGARMYEYDMREADAFTWGINNSGCNGILTVLVEPVTEQLYNDLMKVKQCLALGREVWITKKIHENRVLASYQPEDGDSFGNWNKGLPERTSNKSQMVHSVFFHRYVPRQHLYVFGANVDARPLVQFAVNVGFQVTVYDWRPRLCTKEHFPEETKFITGFPSEILPTLTFNKTDSVILMTHHFQYDQEILSCLLDIELRYIGVLGSQKRTKRLLGTDVVPAAITSPIGLEIQAESPEEIAISAVSELIAISKKVEKETYDSSILL
- a CDS encoding xanthine dehydrogenase family protein subunit M, encoding MTNAEGVTTVVFTPISIEDAVKIKAETEDSTYIAGGTLLQLQREQGIPLSAHLISLEKIHDIHTIEERDTHIFIGAGMTLSQCIASSIAQDDLPLFVEALQTIAAPAVRNRATIGGNMAYAMGDMHVVFLSMNAQVVTFDVNSGYQEHSYETWIEDGPSAGLIIGVTIPKGKQEHSFYKKVGYRQSFTLSALTVAFNLTLTKAGTVEEVIVAVSGAMLPPRRLKQSEETLQGQRVSQEVVRQMDKQVNEEFSTFLLKHDEFPYQQRVAANVITAHLTSIEEENRYDKTTYKA
- the pucD gene encoding xanthine dehydrogenase subunit D, translating into MTKQRIRPDGVPKVTGQLTYMTDLTFPNMLYGKVLRSAFPHANIIRLSTDRAEKLPGVKAVITHQDIPGLNGFGIIFPDQPVLCDKRVLYVGDAIAAVAAESIEVATAAIALIEVEYEQLDVLDYPQKSLDPLAPKLRKEGNILHRNGYKKGDAEAAFENCDLIVEETYSVPRQMHTYMETEGGVVVPEADGCITVYMGTQHGFKDRFQLSRILDLQEEKIRIVSSPMGGSFGGKDELNVQPYAALLALKTGRSVKLHQTRQESFVSGIKRHPMEITVKTGVNGDGFLMAHEVKIVADTGPYATLGPAVLDFSIEHAAGPYKIPHVSVDGLSVYTNNAVAGEFRGFGGNQITFALEGQMDRLADLLDMCPIDFRKLNVRGTTDEGPLGQRIVPTSGALDVLNRAEDYLLRERDEPSSPHTKRGKGIAISMHGGGLGYGRLDTAGGRLSLTNKGKIEISFGFEECGQGILAVIEEILTTEIGCSEEDIQVVIGDTDRVPLSGSTTASRGTSMVWHAVKRMKGTFNQDMISLAARRTNRPEEKLYLGKGGVYEGRERIISYIELGEAESLPTVTTTFNFPTTPDAVDGGHYLYTFSMTFSEVEVDLLTGQIKIICLDQVISAGPVVNERGYKGQIEGGGVMALGYAVMEDAHMVEGYYTKENLDKYMIPTITDVPFSMGVEPIERLPEGDEHGPRGVGEIGTIAVAPSIVKAIHDATGVWVNQLPVSPLALLQEMERRKEPWTVQ
- a CDS encoding (2Fe-2S)-binding protein: MDRTIEAHTFELNIMLNGEDVVRTVAYTDRLVDIIRETHTGTKVSCGIGRCGACSVLMNDQLVNACLVMAYQADGAEIITIEGISHDGQDPVQQAFLEEGGFQCGYCTPGMILAVKALLIEKPKPTDEEIIQGLSGNVCRCTGYAGIIRAVKAAAEV